The region TTTTGACGTTCCCGAGGGATCCTTTTTTTCTATTCTAGGTCCATCCGGTTGTGGCAAAACCACGCTGCTACGCATGATAGCAGGATTTGAAGAGCCTACCTCAGGTGTACTTGAGATTCGTGGTAAAAATATGCTTGGTGTTCCTCCAAACCGGCGTCCTGTTAATCTTGTTTTCCAGCACCTTGCTTTGTTTCCTATGATGGATGTTGCAGAGAACATTGCGTTCGGTCTTAAACGCCGAGGAGTAAGTGGACCTGAAATTAAAAAGAAAACAGAGGCTATACTCGAAAGGGTCGGTCTTCCTGGATATGGCGTAAAACAAGTTAATCAACTTTCCGGTGGACAGAAACAGCGCGTCGCAATTGCTCGCTGTCTAGTACTGGAACCTTCTGTGCTTTTACTTGATGAACCGCTTGGGGCACTTGATCTCAAATTACGTGAACAGATGAAAGTTGAGCTTAAAAAGCTTCAGGCCAAGGTCGGTACCACCTTCATATATATTACTCACGATCAGTCCGAAGCTCTTGTTATGTCTGATAAGGTTGCTGTAATGAACCGCGGGCAGTTTGAGCAGATAGATACTCCTCAAAATCTTTATGGTAATCCGGCCACTCCTTTTGTCGCTCAGTTTGTAGGGGACAATAATAAATGGAGAGGAAAAGTAACTCAAAGCAATTCAAATGAAGTGCTACTTGAAACGGATGAAGGATATTCATTCCGCACTAAGGCTAATTCTTCGTGTTCTACCGGAAGTACTGTGGATCTGTTCCTTCGCCCTGAGGCAATGAGTATTGAGCCGCAGCAGACTGAAGGTCTTAATGTGTTTGATGTGACCGTTAAGGCGATCCTGTTTGACGGAGCCAACAGTCGCCTTCTAACCGTGACGAAAGAAGATCATGAACTTGTTGTTACTCTTCCGCAAAATCATAAATTTGATCATATCGTAGCAGGGGATGCTATTTCAGTAGGCTGGCATCCTGATTCCGGAATCTGTTTCGAGGCGGAGGGATAACATGAAACGTTCCCGTCTTGCCTTTTGGATATTTTTTGCTCCGGTTTTCTTATGGTTGTTTCTTTTGATTGTATTGCCGCATCTTGAACTTTTGACCATGAGTTTCATGGGTGAAAATGATTATGGAGATACCGTCTGGACCCTTAATAACTATATGAATTTCTTTAATGAACCTGTGTACTGGTATACTTTCGTGCGCACGGCTATGTTTGCAATTCTTACAACTTTCATTACTTTTTTACTTGCCATGCCGGTTTCTTTTTATATTGCCAAGCTGGCTCGAACTAAAGTGCAGGGCGCGCTTATGATCATGTTGCTGCTGCCTTTCTGGGTCAGCGAACTGGTTCGTATTTATGGCTGGATGATACTTTTGCGTGAGTCAGGTGTTCTAAATTATTTTATGCTTCAGCTCGGTATCATCGATAAACCGATAGAGATGCTTTATAATGATGCCAGCATGATCATGGGACTTGTTTACACTTCTATGTTGTTTATGATTGTTCCGCTTGTTTCAGTTATGGAAAGTCTGGATGACAGCTTAATTGAAGCTGCTCACGATCTCGGAGCAGGGTCATTTGCAATCTGGCGCACTATAATTCTTCCGCATTGCAAACCGGGTATCACATCCGGATCAATAGTCGTTTTTATGCTTGCACTTGGTAACTATCTAACTCCTAATCTTATGGGTGGTAAAAATTCGCTTTGGTTTACCGAGCAGATTTATAATCAGTTTATCGCTAGTTTTAACTGGAATCAGGGAGCAGCGTTCGGGTTCTTACTTCTGCTTCTAAGTTCTCTTATTATTTGGGTAGGCCTAAAACTTACTGGCCAAAAACTCGGGGAGGTGGCGTCATGATTCGTTCTCTGCCGAGAAGTAAGAAATATGACTGCTCTTTTAATCTTTTTATTTTACTTTACTTCACATTTCTTTTTGCTCCTTTGCTGGTCACCTGTGTACTGGCTTTCAATAATTCCAATTATCCATCATTACCGTGGCAGGGATTCAGTCTTGATTGGTTTTTTGCCGATGGCCCGGACAGGATAGGGTTGTTTCACGATAGTCAGAATTTACGTTCTATTGTAACCAGCTTTCAAACAGCGTTTTTTGTTTCTATCTTAAGCGTTGTTGTTGGAACCTGTGCGAGTTTTCTTTTTGAGAAAGAAAATTTTCGTTTCAAGGGCGCGTTGTATTTCTTAATGCTCGCTCCGCTGGTAATCCCCGGTGTTATTTTAGGTATTTCCCTGCTTTTGGCCGCGAATTATGCAGGTACTTACTTTGATAATACAATGGGAATAGATTTGGATATATTCAGGCCTAGTTTTTGGCTTGTTGTGCTGGGGCAGTTTTCTTTTATAACGACATTTGTCACTTTAGTTGTTTCAGCACGACTGCGTAAGTTTGATATTTCCCTTGAGGAAGCCGCGTTGAACCTCGGCGCAACACCGTTTGAAGTTATATGGCATGTCACTTTGAAGTTTTTGCGTCCATCACTGATTGGAGCTGGAGCTGTTGCATTCTTGATGAGCTTTGAAAACTTTAATACTACTTTGTTTCTAGTCGGTTCTGAACCGACCTTGCCTATTAATCTTTATCTTCAAGTCCGAGACGGCAGTACTCCGGTTATCAATGCTGTTTCTCTTATGCTGATTGTCGGTACATCCTTACTTGCCTTAGCTAATCTCTATTTCACCAAGAAAGAAGTTTAACCTTTTTCATATTAAATATAAAAACCCTGCTTTTATACAAAGCAGGGTTTTTATATTTAAACTATTTTAAGTAAGGTTCTTTTTAAGTGTCGTGGAGAACCAAGTATACCAAAGTCTGGTTTAGAAGCTGGTAAGCAATTTCCCCAAAAGTTATTGGTCCTACGAAAGGATCTGTTTTTTTCCCGTCCAGTTCAGAATACAGATAATTCAGAATGCAGTTACATGAAAATGTTATTGTTTGTCCTGCAACATTGTTTTCTTTCAGCTGTTTAGTGAATTCTGTTGCATAATTTTCAATTGCTTTTGCATGTCTATAGCGAATTCCTGTGAAGACAGGAGCATAAAAATGAACTTCTCCGCCAGGATCGACACTTTGGAAACTGGTATTAACCAATGCACCATAGTAGTCAGCGACCAGAGGAAGTTTGGTATCCATGTCGCTTTTAATAATATAGTCCGCAAAGTTTTCTTTAACT is a window of Desulfovibrio sp. UCD-KL4C DNA encoding:
- a CDS encoding ABC transporter ATP-binding protein, translating into MPNDLSVQNIVKKFDKFTAVDNVSFDVPEGSFFSILGPSGCGKTTLLRMIAGFEEPTSGVLEIRGKNMLGVPPNRRPVNLVFQHLALFPMMDVAENIAFGLKRRGVSGPEIKKKTEAILERVGLPGYGVKQVNQLSGGQKQRVAIARCLVLEPSVLLLDEPLGALDLKLREQMKVELKKLQAKVGTTFIYITHDQSEALVMSDKVAVMNRGQFEQIDTPQNLYGNPATPFVAQFVGDNNKWRGKVTQSNSNEVLLETDEGYSFRTKANSSCSTGSTVDLFLRPEAMSIEPQQTEGLNVFDVTVKAILFDGANSRLLTVTKEDHELVVTLPQNHKFDHIVAGDAISVGWHPDSGICFEAEG
- a CDS encoding ABC transporter permease, producing MKRSRLAFWIFFAPVFLWLFLLIVLPHLELLTMSFMGENDYGDTVWTLNNYMNFFNEPVYWYTFVRTAMFAILTTFITFLLAMPVSFYIAKLARTKVQGALMIMLLLPFWVSELVRIYGWMILLRESGVLNYFMLQLGIIDKPIEMLYNDASMIMGLVYTSMLFMIVPLVSVMESLDDSLIEAAHDLGAGSFAIWRTIILPHCKPGITSGSIVVFMLALGNYLTPNLMGGKNSLWFTEQIYNQFIASFNWNQGAAFGFLLLLLSSLIIWVGLKLTGQKLGEVAS
- a CDS encoding ABC transporter permease gives rise to the protein MIRSLPRSKKYDCSFNLFILLYFTFLFAPLLVTCVLAFNNSNYPSLPWQGFSLDWFFADGPDRIGLFHDSQNLRSIVTSFQTAFFVSILSVVVGTCASFLFEKENFRFKGALYFLMLAPLVIPGVILGISLLLAANYAGTYFDNTMGIDLDIFRPSFWLVVLGQFSFITTFVTLVVSARLRKFDISLEEAALNLGATPFEVIWHVTLKFLRPSLIGAGAVAFLMSFENFNTTLFLVGSEPTLPINLYLQVRDGSTPVINAVSLMLIVGTSLLALANLYFTKKEV